In the Terriglobia bacterium genome, GCTCGGCATGGCTGCCGTACGCTACGTCGAGTCGCTCTTTTATCAGGTGAAGCCCACCGACCCGGCGATGCTGGCGCTTCCTTCGCTCATCATTCTCGCCGCCGCTCTGCTGGCTGCTCTGCCGCCGGTCGTCCGCGCGATAACCATTGACCCAGCCACTGTACTGCACTCCGAATGAAAGATGTCCTCATAACTGGCGCATCGATGAAGGAGGGCGGCGAAGTCAAAGCAATCGTGAAGCCTTGCCTTGAGTGACGGCGCGGGTAGGGGATTACTCACGAATCGCGGTTCTTGCCGTGTGCGCGATACGGAACAGGGACTTTCACAACCGGCGTTTTCAGGCTAAGAATAGAAGGCTATGGTTCGAACGATAAAGCGCTGCCCGTGGGCCGGGGACGACCCGCTTTACATCGCCTATCATGACCAGGAATGGGGCGTGCCCTCGCACGATGATTGGCGCCTTTTTGAAATGCTCGTGCTGGAAGGCGCGCAGGCTGGACTAAGCTGGATCACCATTCTGCGCAAGCGGGAAAACTACCGGCGCGCGTTTGCCGATTGGAACGCGGAAAAGATCGCGCGCTTTGACGAGAAAGATTTTGCCCGGTTGATGGCCGACGATGGCATTGTGCGCAACCGGCTGAAAATCCGCGCCGCCATTGGGAACGCAAGGGTCTTTCTCAAGGTGCGCGAAGAGTTCGGAAGCTTCGATCGTTATATCTGGCGATTTGTGGACGGCTCGCCCATTCGCAGGCGCCGCCGGACCATGTTCGACGTCCCCGCCCACACCGCCGAATCCGACGCCATGAGTCTTGACCTGAAAAAGCGCGGATTCAACTTTGTCGGGACCACAATCTGTTACTCCTTCATGCAGGCCGTCGGAATGGTGAACGACCACCTCGAATCCTGCTTCCGCGCGCGCCAGTGATCCTGCTGGTACAGATTGACAGCGGAGAGACGAAGGATGAAGTGCGAAGGATGAAAGCAGAGCAAAGTCCGCATACATCGCACACACCGCGACGTATGCGCCACCCGCGAAGAGCTCTTCGCTCTTCACCCTTCATACTTCACACTTCATCCTTCATCCTTCATCCCTGCCTGCCACATTCCACCTGCCACCTGCCGACTACACGATTCCCGGGAACCAGCGCACGGCGTTGTCGTGGAAAATCTTGCGCACCACCGGCGGGGGCAGTTTCAACCCCTGGTATTTCTTCCCGTGATATTCCACCCACTCGTCGGTGGCAAAGTATTTCCAGTCGCGCAGGTACTGCTGCTGCCACTCCTTGACGGCCGCCGCCGCGTCGCCGTTGGCATCCAGTCCGAGGTCAGTGCCATAAATCACCCGGTCCTGATACTTCATCAGGAAGGCAGTCACTTTCTCGCGCGGCTGCATCATCAGGTACTCCACGCGCGCCGCCGTGTCCACGGCAAAATTGGGATAGCGGTCAAAGCGCTGGGCGATCTGGTCAACGTCGGTCTCCATGCTGCCCAGGTGCGCGCCCACCACGCGCAGCTTCGGATTTTCCGCCAGCAAATGGTCGCGCGCCGCCAGGATTGAGGCCTTCGACGGCCAGTCGGGATGCGCGTAGGCATACTCCTGCGGATGCTCCTTGTAATAGCTGTAGTCGGGGCTCGCGGGATCGGGCGGCTTCCAGCAGGAGTCAGGCTCGGCAATGTGGGCGATCACAGTGCGGTTGTGCGCGGCGATGTCCCGATAGACAGGCTCAAAGGCCGGATCGTCGGGCATCACGTATTTCCCCGCCTTGTTTTTCATCTCCATGCCCATCACTTTGTAAATCTTCACGGCCACCGCGCCGTTGGCAAAGTCGCCGTTCAACTGCTCGATGGTCTTCTGCTTGAAGCCTGGCTGCTCAAATTCGTAAGGGCTGAAGGTGGTGCAGAAGGCGGCGCGGCCGCCGGTGGCGCTGCGCACTTTCAGTTCGTCGCTGCGCTGCGGTTCAAGACTTTTGAAGAAAGGATCGCGGTCGTCAATCACGCAAATGTTCACCATTCGCAGGTTCAGGCGCTTCACCATGTCCACAAACATCGGATCGTCTTTGTAGACGTGTACGTGCGTGTCGATGGGCTCGACGGCGGCAAAGCCCGCCAGATCGCCGGCCGGCACGCTTGCGGTGTTGCCTTCCTTCTGCGGAGCCTGGTTCTGGCAGGCGGCACTCAGCAGCACTACGGCCAGCGCAGCGAAAGCGAGTGCCGCCAAATTCAACTTCAGTTTCCAGAATTTCATTCGTCCCTCCTATTTGTTCTGGCGCAAGCCCGGGTCGCGCAGATGCCGCCGCATTGCGACGTGTGCGGGCTCGTGACGCC is a window encoding:
- a CDS encoding DNA-3-methyladenine glycosylase I, with protein sequence MVRTIKRCPWAGDDPLYIAYHDQEWGVPSHDDWRLFEMLVLEGAQAGLSWITILRKRENYRRAFADWNAEKIARFDEKDFARLMADDGIVRNRLKIRAAIGNARVFLKVREEFGSFDRYIWRFVDGSPIRRRRRTMFDVPAHTAESDAMSLDLKKRGFNFVGTTICYSFMQAVGMVNDHLESCFRARQ
- a CDS encoding amidohydrolase family protein, whose protein sequence is MKFWKLKLNLAALAFAALAVVLLSAACQNQAPQKEGNTASVPAGDLAGFAAVEPIDTHVHVYKDDPMFVDMVKRLNLRMVNICVIDDRDPFFKSLEPQRSDELKVRSATGGRAAFCTTFSPYEFEQPGFKQKTIEQLNGDFANGAVAVKIYKVMGMEMKNKAGKYVMPDDPAFEPVYRDIAAHNRTVIAHIAEPDSCWKPPDPASPDYSYYKEHPQEYAYAHPDWPSKASILAARDHLLAENPKLRVVGAHLGSMETDVDQIAQRFDRYPNFAVDTAARVEYLMMQPREKVTAFLMKYQDRVIYGTDLGLDANGDAAAAVKEWQQQYLRDWKYFATDEWVEYHGKKYQGLKLPPPVVRKIFHDNAVRWFPGIV